One Microlunatus soli genomic window carries:
- a CDS encoding SDR family oxidoreductase has protein sequence MTTGNRLQGQHVIVIGGSTGIGRAVVDDVVGAGSIVTVGSRSAEKLSAVAAEHGDRVKTGVVDVTDEDSVRAFFAAAEQSDHVVVCPGDMAVGSAADVTRSAIDGCLNTKIIGQLWCVRHALPSLTATGSMTLLAGAAGFRAYSGMPVTAAANAGIGGLGQSLALELAPRRVNVVVAGVVDTPLWSGMETGQREQFYAAAAAQTPVGRIGRPTDISATVLHVMINDFIDGAVLMVDGGALIA, from the coding sequence ATGACTACAGGAAATCGGCTTCAGGGCCAGCACGTGATCGTGATCGGCGGCAGCACCGGCATCGGCCGGGCGGTGGTGGATGACGTGGTCGGCGCCGGCAGCATCGTGACCGTTGGCAGCCGGTCGGCGGAGAAGCTCTCTGCGGTCGCCGCTGAGCACGGTGATCGGGTCAAGACCGGGGTCGTCGACGTCACCGACGAGGACTCCGTACGGGCCTTCTTCGCCGCCGCCGAACAATCAGATCATGTGGTGGTCTGCCCCGGCGACATGGCGGTCGGGTCGGCGGCCGACGTTACCCGGTCCGCAATCGACGGCTGCCTGAACACCAAGATCATCGGACAGTTGTGGTGCGTCCGGCATGCACTGCCGTCACTGACCGCGACCGGTTCCATGACGCTGCTCGCCGGAGCCGCCGGATTCCGCGCCTACAGCGGGATGCCGGTCACCGCGGCCGCCAACGCTGGCATCGGCGGCCTCGGCCAAAGCCTTGCCCTCGAACTGGCGCCGCGTCGGGTCAATGTGGTGGTCGCCGGCGTGGTCGACACCCCGCTGTGGTCGGGGATGGAGACCGGACAACGGGAGCAGTTCTACGCAGCAGCGGCGGCGCAGACGCCGGTCGGACGGATCGGACGGCCGACCGACATCAGCGCAACGGTGCTGCACGTGATGATCAACGACTTCATCGACGGTGCGGTGCTGATGGTCGACGGTGGCGCGCTGATCGCCTGA
- a CDS encoding VanW family protein, translated as MRPEISPTLAPRTDTEAAFELPPALRDRRPRLSERFPAIYPLAVEGLRLRRRAKWWLWNIDWATEHDRTDLPIRVKQHKSLLLRTLGESDMWMQHNKVHNLRIVADRLDGILIKPGEEFSFCRLVGKATRRKGYLDGMLLDNGEAKAGLGGGICQMANLLHWMVLHSPLTVTERSEHSFDPFPDNGRVLPWGVGCAVYYNYVDLRFRNDTSTTFQLRTKVGQRYLEGELRAAEVIPHSYSVYAQREGFSQHGDDWFRHNEIWRDVIDRTTGNRVSAELIKKNCALVKYVPDLGVDQEDL; from the coding sequence ATGAGACCAGAGATCAGTCCGACCCTTGCTCCGAGGACCGACACCGAGGCCGCGTTCGAACTGCCGCCGGCACTGCGTGATCGACGGCCCCGGCTGTCCGAACGTTTCCCGGCGATCTACCCGTTGGCGGTCGAAGGACTCCGGCTCCGGCGGCGGGCGAAGTGGTGGCTGTGGAACATCGACTGGGCCACCGAGCATGATCGGACCGACTTGCCGATCCGGGTCAAGCAGCACAAGTCGCTGCTGCTGCGCACCCTCGGTGAATCGGACATGTGGATGCAGCACAACAAGGTGCACAACCTGCGGATCGTCGCCGACCGCCTGGACGGGATCCTGATCAAGCCCGGCGAGGAGTTCTCGTTCTGCCGGCTGGTCGGGAAAGCGACCCGGCGCAAGGGGTATCTGGACGGCATGCTGCTGGACAACGGCGAGGCCAAGGCCGGGCTCGGCGGCGGCATCTGCCAGATGGCCAACCTGTTGCACTGGATGGTGCTGCACAGCCCGTTGACGGTGACCGAACGTTCCGAGCACTCCTTCGATCCGTTCCCCGACAACGGACGGGTGCTGCCCTGGGGCGTCGGCTGCGCGGTCTACTACAACTACGTCGATCTGCGCTTCCGCAACGACACCTCGACCACCTTCCAGCTGCGGACCAAGGTCGGGCAACGTTATCTGGAAGGCGAGTTGCGGGCGGCGGAGGTGATCCCGCACTCCTACTCGGTCTATGCCCAGCGGGAAGGCTTCAGCCAACACGGCGACGACTGGTTCCGGCACAACGAGATCTGGCGCGACGTGATCGACCGCACCACCGGCAACCGGGTCAGCGCCGAGTTGATCAAGAAGAACTGCGCACTGGTCAAGTACGTCCCCGACCTGGGAGTCGACCAGGAGGATCTGTGA
- a CDS encoding alpha/beta hydrolase family esterase, translating to MSIVSITTETLDVRGRARTMIIARDNDNTGARSDDRAPIVLVFHGSNQTAQKFREFTANAFDRLADESGAVVGYLDGYRKHWNDARRSQDFATRREGYDDVAFAEAAVDLLSSHYHGDDRRVFAVGYSNGGQLVIRLIHEIPTALTGAALISATQPDRENFWPDATDAAPVPVVLFHGTKDPLVPYEGGMASLWGFRPRGRGLSAPATARYYADRNRITTAPTTMMIPGRERGMYAERTDFREDGHQPVTLYTVHGSGHTVPGTKRAFPIVGHTFLALDTVAEIQDFFGLPATPTDQSARTACRMTPPSA from the coding sequence ATGAGCATTGTCAGCATCACCACCGAGACCCTCGACGTCCGCGGCAGGGCCCGCACCATGATCATCGCCCGGGACAACGACAACACCGGCGCCAGATCTGACGACAGGGCTCCGATCGTTCTGGTCTTCCACGGGTCCAATCAGACCGCACAGAAGTTCCGCGAGTTCACCGCGAATGCCTTCGACCGGCTCGCCGACGAGTCCGGCGCCGTGGTCGGCTACCTCGACGGTTATCGGAAGCACTGGAACGACGCCCGCCGTTCCCAGGACTTCGCGACCCGCCGCGAGGGCTATGACGATGTCGCGTTCGCCGAGGCCGCCGTCGACCTGTTGTCCAGCCACTACCACGGTGACGATCGACGCGTCTTCGCGGTCGGCTACTCCAACGGCGGCCAGTTGGTCATCCGCTTGATCCACGAGATCCCCACGGCGCTGACCGGGGCCGCCCTGATCTCGGCGACCCAGCCCGACCGGGAGAACTTCTGGCCCGACGCCACGGATGCCGCGCCAGTTCCTGTCGTCCTCTTCCACGGCACCAAGGACCCGCTTGTCCCGTACGAGGGCGGGATGGCCAGCCTGTGGGGGTTCCGGCCCCGCGGCCGCGGCCTGTCCGCTCCGGCGACCGCCCGCTACTACGCCGACCGCAACCGGATCACCACGGCGCCGACCACGATGATGATCCCGGGACGGGAACGCGGGATGTACGCCGAACGCACCGACTTCCGCGAGGACGGACACCAACCGGTGACGCTCTACACCGTCCACGGTTCCGGACACACGGTGCCCGGGACGAAGCGGGCCTTCCCGATCGTGGGTCACACCTTCCTCGCCCTGGACACCGTTGCCGAGATTCAGGACTTCTTCGGTCTGCCGGCGACCCCGACGGATCAGTCGGCGCGGACCGCGTGCCGGATGACACCGCCGAGCGCCTGA
- a CDS encoding MFS transporter gives MADLAEAVPLSGQRSRRALLAVASVGTFLALMTYTLPLSDVGTISRVFAAGPVALTWILGSMSLGLTVSMLIAGTLADRYGRRRIFQLGLAVLILGTVICLLAGAAPAGLRSALFVVGRIVQGAGAAGTIAAALALIGVGFRQPAERATASGIWGAALGAGIAAGPFAAAAADRLGHWWLAYALIAIAAVALAAFCAAAVTESTGERRRSDALGVLIFLAAAMLIMVGLIELRSTAPRWVAGIMIIAAAGLFAGFVRLELRRAEPMLDPRFFAEPRFAAVHLAAFITGVGSVGLLSLSGTFMITVLDSSVLLSAIMIGIWAITSVLVSLASRWLPAWIAGGRQLVAGLVLSGLGQLLMTAPQSVTGLWPGMLIAGIGVGVVNAGLGRETVASAPAGRGGLGSGVNNSARYLGSAIGIALSALLLTTLGWPVAVLVASMILIAGAVAVLALTVRAELLRPRLPAAR, from the coding sequence GTGGCAGATCTCGCCGAAGCCGTACCGCTGTCCGGACAGCGGTCCCGGCGGGCGCTGCTGGCGGTTGCATCCGTCGGCACCTTCCTGGCGCTGATGACCTACACGCTTCCGCTGTCCGACGTCGGCACCATCAGCCGGGTGTTTGCCGCCGGCCCGGTCGCCCTGACCTGGATCCTGGGATCGATGAGCCTCGGGTTGACCGTCTCGATGCTCATCGCCGGAACCCTCGCCGATCGCTACGGCCGCCGCCGGATCTTCCAGCTCGGCCTGGCGGTGTTGATCCTCGGTACGGTGATCTGCCTGCTGGCCGGTGCGGCGCCGGCCGGGCTGCGCTCCGCGCTGTTCGTGGTCGGGCGGATCGTGCAGGGTGCCGGTGCGGCGGGCACGATCGCCGCCGCCCTGGCGCTGATCGGCGTCGGCTTCCGGCAGCCGGCCGAGCGGGCGACCGCCAGCGGTATCTGGGGCGCAGCGCTGGGGGCGGGGATCGCCGCCGGCCCGTTCGCAGCTGCGGCGGCCGACCGACTCGGGCACTGGTGGTTGGCCTACGCGCTGATCGCGATCGCCGCCGTCGCGCTCGCGGCCTTCTGCGCCGCGGCCGTCACCGAATCGACCGGTGAACGCCGTCGCTCGGACGCCCTCGGCGTGCTGATCTTCCTGGCCGCGGCGATGTTGATCATGGTCGGGCTGATCGAGCTGCGGAGTACGGCGCCGCGTTGGGTCGCCGGGATCATGATCATTGCCGCGGCCGGCCTGTTCGCCGGATTCGTCCGGCTCGAGCTGCGGCGTGCCGAGCCGATGCTGGACCCGCGCTTCTTCGCCGAACCGCGGTTTGCCGCGGTGCATCTGGCGGCCTTCATCACCGGCGTCGGATCGGTCGGTCTGTTGTCCTTGTCCGGGACCTTCATGATCACCGTGCTCGACTCGAGCGTTCTGCTGTCGGCGATCATGATCGGCATCTGGGCGATCACCAGCGTGCTGGTCTCGCTGGCCTCGCGTTGGCTGCCGGCCTGGATCGCCGGTGGGCGGCAGCTGGTCGCCGGTCTGGTGCTGTCGGGGCTCGGGCAACTGCTGATGACGGCACCGCAATCCGTCACCGGTCTCTGGCCCGGCATGCTGATCGCCGGTATCGGGGTCGGGGTCGTCAACGCCGGGCTCGGCCGCGAGACGGTCGCCAGCGCCCCGGCCGGCAGGGGTGGTCTCGGCAGCGGCGTCAACAACTCCGCCCGCTACCTCGGGTCGGCAATCGGGATCGCCCTGAGCGCGTTGCTGCTGACCACCCTCGGCTGGCCGGTCGCGGTGCTGGTCGCTTCGATGATCTTGATCGCCGGTGCGGTCGCCGTGCTTGCCCTGACCGTACGGGCCGAGCTGCTCAGACCGCGGCTGCCAGCCGCTCGCTGA
- a CDS encoding MmyB family transcriptional regulator, with protein sequence MALDDAETAHLFRLAGQRPPSRETPQPALQPGYRMLLDQLLPCPAMITNHRFDVIAWNRASTLLFGDFGRFEGDERNMLWYTFSTPQARTLVVDWEADAAFMVALFRTQATELLHTAPFVSLVDRLRSTSAEFSALWERRDLEQFRPVDQQVQHPLLGRIRLRPLKLYAVDQDRTVVAYLTDPSGDTHRRLARALDAATD encoded by the coding sequence ATGGCGCTGGACGATGCCGAGACCGCCCACCTGTTCCGGCTCGCCGGTCAGCGGCCACCGAGCCGCGAGACGCCCCAGCCAGCCTTGCAACCCGGCTATCGGATGCTGCTTGATCAACTCCTGCCGTGCCCGGCGATGATCACCAACCACCGCTTCGATGTGATCGCCTGGAATCGTGCGAGCACCCTGCTGTTCGGAGACTTCGGCCGGTTCGAGGGCGATGAGCGCAACATGCTCTGGTACACCTTCAGCACACCACAGGCCCGCACGTTGGTCGTCGACTGGGAGGCCGATGCCGCGTTCATGGTCGCGTTGTTCCGGACCCAGGCCACCGAGCTGCTGCACACCGCACCATTCGTCTCCCTTGTCGACAGACTCCGTTCGACCTCGGCCGAATTCTCCGCGCTGTGGGAGCGACGTGACCTGGAGCAGTTCCGCCCCGTTGATCAACAGGTGCAGCATCCGCTGCTCGGACGGATCCGGCTGCGCCCCTTGAAGCTGTACGCCGTGGACCAGGATCGGACGGTCGTTGCCTATCTCACCGACCCGAGTGGCGACACTCATCGGCGCCTGGCACGGGCTCTGGACGCTGCGACCGACTGA
- a CDS encoding ABC transporter permease: MTTITAPDARLFGRPSGLVRDCATVFVRELKPMIRDPFSLVFSLMQPLMFLAFFGPLLSGMSGRPIGEAFQWFVPGIVVMIALFGTGMTGANLLFEIQSGAHERMLVAPVSRPALLIGRACKEMVPLVLQAVVISALAAIFGFRPSIPGMISGLVMLAVFGLGLGAFSYSLGIISRERDWMFWAVQQGLLFPLMLLSGMLLPLESGPTWMQLLSRFNPLTYMVDAERALFNGRFADPTVWQGMIAAVIVAAIGLLVGVRAIRHSI; encoded by the coding sequence ATGACCACGATCACCGCTCCCGACGCACGACTGTTCGGCCGGCCGTCGGGACTCGTCCGCGACTGCGCGACGGTCTTCGTCCGCGAACTCAAGCCGATGATCCGCGACCCGTTCAGCCTGGTCTTCTCGCTGATGCAGCCGCTGATGTTCCTGGCCTTCTTCGGCCCGTTGCTGAGCGGGATGTCCGGTCGGCCGATCGGCGAGGCGTTCCAGTGGTTCGTGCCCGGCATCGTGGTGATGATCGCGTTGTTCGGCACCGGGATGACCGGGGCGAATCTGCTGTTCGAGATCCAGTCCGGCGCGCACGAACGGATGCTGGTCGCCCCGGTCTCCCGACCGGCGCTGCTGATCGGTCGGGCCTGCAAGGAGATGGTTCCGCTGGTGCTGCAGGCGGTCGTGATCTCCGCTCTGGCTGCGATCTTCGGCTTCCGGCCGTCGATCCCGGGGATGATCAGCGGGCTGGTGATGCTGGCGGTCTTCGGTCTCGGTCTGGGGGCGTTCAGCTACTCGCTCGGCATCATCTCCCGGGAACGGGACTGGATGTTCTGGGCCGTCCAGCAGGGGCTGCTCTTCCCGCTGATGCTGCTGTCGGGAATGCTGCTGCCGCTGGAATCGGGCCCGACCTGGATGCAGCTGCTGAGCCGCTTCAACCCGTTGACCTACATGGTCGACGCCGAACGGGCGCTGTTCAACGGCCGGTTCGCCGATCCGACGGTCTGGCAAGGCATGATCGCCGCCGTGATCGTCGCGGCGATCGGTCTGCTGGTCGGCGTCCGCGCGATCCGGCACAGCATCTGA
- a CDS encoding winged helix-turn-helix transcriptional regulator, with amino-acid sequence MALGNDYELQDCGVARALEVVGERWTILILRDCLLGVRRFSDLQAHLDIAKGVLAQRLAGLVEHGLLEKRSDGGHPEYLLTEAGLAFAPVLATLAHWGKTYANPDDLPTRRWRHLCGTDLDQQGRCPRCDLVPPIRDVFSAPDPDRPTRRTDPVARRLDTEHRFLDPIRP; translated from the coding sequence ATGGCGTTGGGCAACGACTACGAACTGCAGGACTGCGGGGTGGCCAGGGCTCTGGAGGTCGTGGGTGAGCGGTGGACGATCCTGATCCTGCGCGACTGCCTGCTGGGGGTTCGCCGGTTCAGCGATCTCCAGGCCCACCTGGACATCGCCAAGGGCGTGCTCGCGCAGCGGCTGGCCGGCCTGGTCGAACACGGGCTGCTGGAGAAGCGCAGTGACGGCGGCCATCCGGAGTACCTGCTCACCGAGGCCGGCCTGGCGTTCGCACCGGTGCTCGCGACGCTGGCACATTGGGGCAAGACCTACGCCAATCCCGATGACCTACCGACCCGCCGCTGGCGACACCTCTGCGGAACCGACCTTGATCAACAGGGCCGCTGCCCGCGCTGCGACCTGGTGCCGCCGATCCGCGATGTGTTCAGCGCACCGGATCCGGACCGTCCGACCCGTCGCACCGATCCGGTGGCCCGCCGACTCGACACCGAGCATCGTTTCCTGGACCCGATCCGCCCCTGA
- a CDS encoding ABC transporter ATP-binding protein produces the protein MATTEAIIEARGLRKEFPGRGRGKPPVLAVEDLTVDIEAGSLTAFLGPNGAGKSTSLRMLTTLLAPSAGSATVCGYDIVTEPAAVRARIGYIGQKNGASQYQRVRDELMSQAAIYGLRRVEARQRVDEAIDALELGEVAGQQTMKLSGGQRRRVDIALGLIPAPGLLFLDEPSTGLDPQSRANLWEHILNLRQRYGMTLILTTHYLDEADQFAERVLVIDHGKVIADNTARALKTELAGDRLTVTVEDDSDSTADVRAGAAAIISRIAAEAGATDDSGTGTPTADGVRYVIAVDQGDRVLPRLLRELDAAGHTVIAAELDRPTLDDVFLNLTGRSLREDNRGADDPASTNGPASTPVTESQMAGAQR, from the coding sequence ATGGCGACAACCGAAGCAATCATCGAAGCACGCGGCCTGCGCAAGGAGTTCCCCGGCCGCGGTCGCGGAAAACCACCGGTGCTGGCCGTCGAGGACCTCACCGTCGACATCGAAGCCGGCTCGCTGACCGCCTTTCTCGGTCCCAACGGTGCCGGGAAGTCCACCTCACTCCGGATGTTGACCACACTGCTGGCTCCGAGCGCCGGCTCCGCGACGGTCTGCGGCTACGACATCGTTACCGAACCGGCCGCCGTCCGCGCCCGGATCGGCTACATCGGTCAGAAGAACGGCGCCAGCCAGTATCAACGGGTGCGGGACGAGTTGATGAGTCAGGCGGCGATCTACGGTCTGCGACGGGTCGAGGCCCGGCAACGGGTGGACGAGGCGATTGATGCACTCGAGTTGGGCGAGGTCGCCGGCCAGCAGACGATGAAACTGTCCGGCGGTCAACGTCGGCGGGTCGACATCGCGCTCGGACTGATTCCGGCTCCCGGGCTGCTGTTCCTGGACGAGCCGTCGACCGGCCTGGATCCGCAGTCCCGGGCCAACCTGTGGGAGCACATCCTCAACCTGCGTCAGCGCTACGGGATGACGTTGATCCTGACCACGCACTACCTGGACGAGGCCGACCAGTTCGCCGAACGGGTCCTGGTGATCGATCACGGCAAGGTGATCGCCGACAACACCGCCCGAGCGTTGAAGACAGAACTGGCCGGCGACCGGCTGACCGTCACCGTCGAGGATGACTCTGATTCGACGGCCGACGTTCGGGCCGGTGCGGCAGCGATCATCAGCCGGATCGCTGCCGAGGCCGGCGCCACCGACGACAGCGGGACCGGTACGCCGACCGCCGACGGGGTGCGGTACGTGATCGCGGTCGATCAGGGCGATCGGGTGCTGCCGCGACTGCTCCGCGAGTTGGACGCCGCCGGGCACACCGTGATCGCCGCCGAGCTCGATCGGCCGACCCTGGACGACGTCTTCCTGAACCTGACCGGCCGCAGCCTGCGGGAGGACAACCGGGGCGCCGACGACCCCGCATCGACCAATGGACCCGCATCGACCCCCGTAACCGAATCGCAGATGGCAGGAGCACAACGATGA
- a CDS encoding helix-turn-helix transcriptional regulator translates to MTDPTARALRLLTLLQTHRFWSGPDLAERLEVSERTLRRDVDRLRELGYRVAAHPGAYGGYQLESGDNLPPLLINDDEAVAIAVGLRTAAVQGVGDGEHTSLSAMAKLEQVLPRNLRRRVSALQQYTIPAVRADAQVQADVLATLALGCRDHERLRFGYTSAHGVQSRRLVEPHSLVPRERRWYLIAWDVDRDDWRTFRIDRLADLAPTGVRVAPRELSPQAAAELVTVSVGSGPQRFNATVRMRATMEQVLSYFGVWASGSSAGPDGTVDWPIGGSSIHEMLMALLWIPPDYSWTLICDDEVAEFARQFSERLAAAV, encoded by the coding sequence ATGACCGATCCGACGGCCCGAGCACTGCGGTTGCTCACCCTGCTGCAGACCCATCGCTTCTGGTCCGGCCCCGATCTGGCCGAGCGACTGGAGGTCTCCGAACGCACCCTGCGGCGTGACGTGGACCGGCTCCGCGAGCTCGGCTATCGGGTGGCCGCGCACCCGGGCGCGTACGGCGGCTATCAACTGGAGAGCGGGGATAATCTGCCACCGTTGTTGATCAACGACGACGAGGCGGTCGCGATCGCGGTCGGACTGCGGACTGCCGCCGTGCAGGGGGTCGGCGACGGCGAGCACACCTCGCTCAGCGCGATGGCCAAGCTGGAGCAGGTGCTGCCCCGCAACCTGCGCCGCCGGGTGTCGGCGTTGCAGCAGTACACGATCCCAGCTGTTCGGGCCGACGCCCAGGTGCAGGCCGACGTGCTCGCGACACTGGCGCTGGGTTGTCGTGATCATGAACGGCTCCGGTTCGGCTACACCTCTGCCCATGGCGTACAGAGTCGACGACTGGTCGAGCCGCATTCGTTGGTGCCCCGCGAACGTCGTTGGTATCTGATCGCCTGGGACGTCGACCGCGACGACTGGCGGACGTTTCGGATCGACCGGCTGGCCGACCTGGCCCCGACCGGTGTCCGGGTCGCACCGCGCGAGCTCTCACCCCAAGCGGCCGCCGAACTGGTCACGGTCAGCGTCGGCAGCGGACCGCAGCGCTTCAACGCCACGGTCCGGATGCGGGCAACGATGGAACAGGTGCTGAGCTACTTCGGCGTCTGGGCATCAGGGTCGTCCGCGGGCCCGGACGGCACCGTGGACTGGCCGATCGGTGGCAGCTCCATCCACGAGATGTTGATGGCGCTGCTCTGGATCCCGCCGGACTACAGCTGGACGCTGATCTGTGACGACGAGGTTGCCGAGTTTGCGCGGCAGTTCAGCGAGCGGCTGGCAGCCGCGGTCTGA
- the secA2 gene encoding accessory Sec system translocase SecA2 — translation MGLKASLRRFIGKPGTANLGRQQSLAASAGELEAELEALDDDALRDRYDALWGPMDTKAELREFCAVLREAARRTIGERPFDVQLQGALGILDGTVVQMATGEGKTLAGAIAALGMTARGRRVRVMSVNDYLARRDAEWMAPLYRLLGVEVGWITAGIDHDQRKAGYAADICYGSVSEIGFDLLRDRMRTSVDERVQTDADALIIDEADSVMIDEAKVPLVLAGSLPVGDDGGSMAEIVSQLTKTEDYQTSDDGLQVNLTDIGLTRVEKLLGVDNLYAEGNELLLTKINVALYAETLVQRDIDYIVTDGAVQLVDANRGRVAQRQRWPDGLHAAVEAKEGLEVTDRGEILDTITVQALIKKYDLVGGMTGTATSAAEQFRGFYDLETGEIANNTPCIRTDDPDRIFVDDDSRDAAMVALIKQVHDQQRPVLVGTHSVAGSERIAAMLTEAGIEPAVLNAKNDTEEAEIIARAGRIGAVTVSTQMAGRGVDIKLGADADEHDQVVELGGLLVIGHGHYHTRRLDDQLRGRSGRQGDPGSSVIFVSLDDDPTTAAFQVRSTEVDEDTGEISAARVADEVEHAQRITEGALLDTHRNSWNYSQQLESQRNDVAGYRDRVLKDDLAATEFARLRADRWKELSEDVPVEVLNEAARQVMLHELDKVWSEHLAFADELREGIHLRALGRETPLMAFHAACDNAYRELRDGLLDRAAAAFDDAVITADGLDEEASGMERPTSTWTYMVDDMAFGSPEDRFLQALGGVIRHAVRAD, via the coding sequence GTGGGTTTGAAGGCATCGCTCCGCCGGTTCATCGGCAAGCCGGGAACGGCAAATCTGGGCAGGCAGCAGTCGCTGGCCGCGTCGGCCGGCGAGTTGGAGGCCGAGCTCGAAGCGCTCGACGACGACGCGCTGCGGGACCGTTACGACGCACTCTGGGGTCCGATGGACACCAAGGCCGAGCTGCGCGAATTCTGTGCGGTGCTCCGCGAGGCGGCTCGCCGGACGATCGGCGAGCGGCCGTTCGACGTCCAGTTGCAGGGCGCGCTCGGCATCCTGGACGGCACCGTGGTGCAGATGGCCACCGGCGAGGGCAAGACGCTGGCCGGGGCGATCGCCGCCCTGGGGATGACAGCCCGCGGCCGCCGGGTCCGGGTGATGAGCGTGAACGACTACCTGGCTCGTCGGGATGCGGAATGGATGGCTCCGCTCTATCGACTGCTCGGGGTCGAGGTCGGCTGGATCACGGCCGGCATCGACCATGATCAACGCAAGGCCGGCTACGCCGCGGACATCTGCTACGGATCGGTCAGCGAGATCGGCTTCGATCTGCTGCGGGACCGGATGCGGACCAGCGTCGACGAGCGGGTCCAGACCGACGCCGACGCCCTGATCATCGACGAGGCCGACTCGGTGATGATCGACGAGGCGAAGGTGCCGCTGGTGCTGGCGGGCAGCCTGCCGGTCGGCGACGACGGCGGCAGTATGGCCGAGATCGTCAGCCAGCTGACCAAGACCGAGGACTACCAGACCTCCGACGACGGCCTGCAGGTCAATCTGACCGACATCGGACTGACCCGGGTCGAGAAGCTGCTCGGGGTGGACAACCTGTACGCCGAGGGCAACGAGCTGCTGCTGACCAAGATCAACGTCGCGCTCTACGCCGAGACGCTGGTGCAGCGCGACATCGACTACATCGTCACCGACGGTGCCGTCCAACTGGTCGACGCCAACCGGGGCCGGGTGGCGCAACGGCAACGCTGGCCCGACGGATTGCATGCCGCGGTCGAGGCCAAGGAAGGGCTCGAGGTCACCGACCGCGGCGAGATCCTGGACACCATCACCGTGCAGGCATTGATCAAGAAGTACGACCTGGTCGGCGGGATGACCGGGACGGCGACGTCGGCCGCCGAGCAGTTCCGGGGCTTCTACGATCTGGAGACCGGCGAGATCGCCAACAACACCCCGTGCATCCGGACCGACGATCCCGACCGGATCTTCGTCGACGACGATTCCCGGGATGCCGCGATGGTGGCGCTGATCAAGCAGGTCCATGATCAACAACGGCCCGTGCTGGTCGGCACGCACAGCGTCGCAGGATCGGAACGGATCGCGGCGATGCTGACCGAGGCCGGCATCGAACCGGCCGTTCTGAACGCCAAGAACGACACCGAGGAGGCCGAGATCATCGCCCGCGCCGGACGGATCGGCGCGGTGACGGTCTCGACCCAGATGGCCGGCCGCGGTGTCGACATCAAGCTCGGCGCCGACGCCGACGAGCATGATCAGGTCGTCGAGCTCGGTGGCCTGTTGGTGATCGGGCACGGGCACTATCACACCCGGCGACTCGATGATCAACTTCGCGGTCGATCCGGCCGGCAGGGCGACCCGGGCAGTTCGGTGATCTTCGTCAGCCTCGATGACGACCCGACGACGGCAGCGTTCCAGGTGCGGAGCACCGAGGTCGACGAGGACACCGGGGAGATCTCCGCGGCCCGCGTCGCCGACGAGGTCGAACACGCCCAGCGGATCACCGAAGGCGCCTTGCTGGACACCCATCGGAACAGTTGGAATTACAGCCAGCAACTGGAATCACAGCGCAATGACGTCGCCGGCTATCGCGACCGGGTGCTGAAAGACGACCTTGCGGCGACCGAGTTCGCCCGACTCCGGGCAGATCGCTGGAAGGAGCTGTCCGAGGACGTCCCCGTCGAGGTGCTGAACGAGGCGGCCCGGCAGGTGATGCTGCACGAGCTGGACAAGGTCTGGAGCGAGCATCTCGCCTTCGCCGATGAGCTACGGGAAGGCATCCACCTCCGGGCACTCGGTCGGGAGACTCCGTTGATGGCGTTCCATGCCGCCTGCGACAACGCCTACCGGGAGCTGCGGGACGGACTACTCGACCGGGCCGCGGCCGCGTTCGACGACGCGGTGATCACCGCCGACGGGCTGGACGAGGAGGCGTCCGGGATGGAGCGGCCCACCTCGACCTGGACCTATATGGTCGACGACATGGCCTTCGGCTCACCGGAGGACCGCTTCCTTCAGGCGCTCGGCGGTGTCATCCGGCACGCGGTCCGCGCCGACTGA